CTTGAAAGATTGTTTTTTCGTTATCCGTTATGGGAGGACAAATGTTGTGAATCTTATGTGAAATGGTTGAAATTGTCGTCAGATTTATGATGCAGAAGGTTGAATTGAAGTGTGATTATTTCATTTGGGCTGATGAAGTTATTGATGTTGGAAGAAATTGTGGGATTCAGGAGTAGAGTGAAAAAAGCAAATGGAGATATGCAGAAgaaagcaactaaaaagtagaagaaaaaatgaagaagatgTTACAGACAATTAATGAAATTAATCAAGAGTTGAAGAGCATTAGAAAATGGATGCAGTATGCATGCTtagaaagaattttttttccacCTTGTGTTAGAATTTCtaaggtttgaaggaattggagaAGGAAGAGGATAAATAAAcaatagtaaattgacaacaaaattttattttaatatatacaaataactcattaaaaatttaaaaatatatttattcactGTATAAAAATTCGGatgtatttttatcttattttttctttaatttatgataATACGAATCGGGCACCTGTGGTCTCCACAAAAGATAGTATGCTCAAGGGATCTTTTGAGTTATCTATATAATCATTTCTCTATCCTCAAGCTTAATTTCTTGGAATTAGacacctttttttttctttttttccgtGAAATATAGAAGAAAAATACAATAGAGTAGAAAAAAAAGGAACAGAGAGAACGAGAGAATTTTTAGCATTGATACTCTTGTAATGTTGCATATAGCATCAAAAGGTTTATTTATAGATAAATGATTATTAACTTTaaagatatttatatttaaatattcgGTTCTGCTagataaacaacaaaaaatttgaaCAACTTAAATAATAGGTTGATTTCTTAGcccaccaaaaataaaaaattccacccaaatcaaataacaaaaatctttttaccttaccttttcaaattttaaccATTGACTGTTGCtgttgatttcaaaattttaaattgtcgatttttaaattttaaaatatgttaataattatttaattaattagaaatctgaattttaattGCGCCGTCGGCTCAACGTCTCCGAGCTTCTTCTCCATCAAGTCATCGGtttagaatgaaaaaaaattatccacATATCTAGTAAAATAAACATCTACCAAATTTCATTGTATTTACATAAATCCAATCCAAACTAAATGAACATccactttaaaataaaaataatcatccataTATCTAGTAAAACGAACATCCACATCTGGAAAAAGGGGagaaggagaggaagaagaggaggaggagaatcATAGCGACGGAGGGATGATGGCGACGAGACAACAGCAGCACCCCCAAGAATCATGAGGCACGTATACAACCCCAAACACGTTAATGAGGGTGTCCAGTGAAGCAACGACGGCGATGAGCGGGGATGGTGGTCGAAGGAGCGACTACGACAATAGCTTAAATATTCAGTTCTGTTTGGTAGACAATAGAGAATATGAACAACATGAACCACAGGCTAATTTCTTGGCccaccaaaaattaaaaaaaaaccacCCAAATCAAGTAACAAAAACTCTTTTACCttacattttcaaattttaaccaTTCGCGGTTGCTGTTAATTTcgaaattttaaatcttaaagtatgttaataatgatttaattaattagaaatctaaaatttaattgcACCGTCGGTCTCTCTCTTACTAGCCAATCTCAACGTCgccgaaaaataaaattaaaaattgattatttaCATAATTAGATTGACTAAGATAATTAATAATGTAAAGTTTAAGACGATTAACTTCTTTGATTTTAAGTCTCCTAAACATTACTATGGTTAAtctttcaaattaaattttatttctggTTTGTGAGAGTGAAAGAGGATTGGGAGTGAGAGTGATTAAGAGTGAGAAAGAGAGCCCGTTTGGAAAGTAGCAGAagctactttttttaatttttggattaTGAAAAGTCATAATCTATGTATTTgacactattttaaaaaaaattttaacttttcgAAAAGTTAATTTGcaactttttgaaaaagtagaaaTATATGACTTCTTGCTTCTTGAGAAGTCATTCTACcacttacttaaaaaaaattaattttaaaacaaaaaaatttattttccttcttgactCTATGAAAAATACTGACTTTTCATCACTATTTTCACACAAGATCTGCTAGAAGCACTGGCCTTCCACCATCATTCTCATGCAATGTTCCAAGTCTCACCATTTTTACGTAATGAAACATCTGATAGAAGTATTGATCCTCCACCACATTTTCAGACAATATTACATCTGAACAACTTACTATATATATtccttctaaatatttttttatcattttatcactattttttattattaaatttgtattcaaATGTGGTctgaaatttcagttttaattttattttttttatatgtaattttAGGCTACGAATTCGTTACTACTACTTTTATGTGGGAGTAACATTAACcatcataaaaatatttataaatagcactccgtttttgtatttttggaagaatttataattaaacatttacccctgtattttttctttttacatattcttcctttttcttttaatcagTTTCAAAAGAGACGAGACATTTGGGTCTGCTAGGGTTCTTGTCTCCTTCTACCAAGTCGCTGGTTCTCTATTCCTCTCCCTCTGTGGTCCCTATCTCTGATCATCGTGCACCGTCGTTGGTTCTCTGCTTCTCACCGTGCGCCGTCGCTACTGCTCTGCTCCTCCCCATGTCTCGCGTTCGTTGGTGGGTGATCTCGCCGTGTCTGCTCGAAGTCGAAGCAACATTTCTTCTCTTGTCTGGACTCACTCTGGCTCTCTGCTTTAGTTCGGTAGTTCAATTCAGGTATCTCTCAATTTAGTTTCTTTCTTCTCgaagtttcaatttttcaattaagaaatgGAAATAATATGAAAGAGTCTAATCTGCCGCCGTGCAAAACGCCGTTTTTTGCTCCTGCGAGCTTCTCCTCCTTCCTGGAGCTTTTGCTCTGGTAGCTTCTCCTTATCCATTAACGTGCCTTCGCCTCCTCGATCTGTTTCTCAATTTGCGTTCTAACTTCTCACTTTTAGATCTGTAACTAAATTCACATCCTCTTGTTTTGATTACTTCAATGATTGTTATATGCTAATTATTCTAATTACATCGTGACAATGGAGGGAACGAAGCCGTGGTTAGCTTGGATCAAAGAAAGGGCACAAGCCCAGGTTCGGTGCGGGGTTCGAGAGGGGAGGAGGCGGGAGAGGAGAACGTTGGAGGTGCGATGGTCAGGGAGGAAGACGGAGGAGAGAAAGAGGGAGAAGATGTTGTGGGCTTCATCGAAATGGTGGGCGTCACAGAGGGAGTGGATGATGGCGGCAAGGTTGCGGTTGTGGAAGGTGGTGGTGGAGTGGTGGTGTTGTCCATGTTGAATGGTGTGGTTGTGGATGGTGGTTGAGAATGGAAGAGAGGGGAGAACGAAGAAGGGTTTGGATTTACTATGGATGAGAAAGGTGGTGGTGCGTGACTGCATTGCATTGACACGCGATGAGCCAATGGACAGAGGCTCCTTTGGGGCATTTGGTCTAACAGGTTCTGTActaacttcacgtgaaattaataaaaaactgCACATGAATTTTCATCATAAACACCCTTCTTTGTATGTGTCCTTGTCTGCATTTTTTTTCCTCTGTACTCTTCTTTGTtttattcctctttttttttccaaaaagaaatataagggcaaaaaaaagaaagaagcaaaaagtTGTGTTTAGTTAGAAAAATGATACCTAACtagcaacaaaaaaaattttgactctTGACTCGGGCATCCATTCTTGTATTcactcttcatatttttttacaagTGCTCAATAGTAACAAGAATGAACATTTCCATATTTCACAGTTTTTTTTCCTTCCTgttattaaagaaataaaatgatgCTGAGTTTGTATTAATGCTCCatcattaatcaaataaaatcatGGATAAGAACTTAACCAACATCCAAGCCTACCCAATAAAAAGGGGGTAGGGGTGTTCAATCACCAATTACACTCATCATCCAATCTCTGTGTAGTAAAGTATGAAGTTCCATTCAAAATTTTCTAGCAATTTTCCTTGAATGCTGATTTTGCAACATTTTCCGGGGTATGTTTTCTGTAACACAAAGGTATTTGGACGCTGCGCCTCTCCAATTGAAGTTCGGCTTAGCAGCTTCCAAGTGTAATGCTACCAATAGCCAGTGCAAGGTTAGGATTGATTAATTTTGCATCCTGCATTTGAACTATAACTCTATATCTGTATCTGTAACTGTAACTTTATATATATTGCATGTTGCTTTGATGTGATTTGCTTGTTATTTTTAGGGAGAAATTCCTCTAACAGAGATGCTCATAAATGCAGGCATATCTCAGTGCAATTATTATCTACCTTTATACTAATGACTACAAGCAAGCAGAGATGTGTTATAATGACTGCTCTCAGTGAGTTTCTGCCTCCTCTCTTGTTAGTTTCCTTTACTATAAAAGATTGAATGTCActttaatcaattattaatatCTATGGATAATATGGTTGTGTGGTGTGTCTAGGATTGATGCTTTTTGCAAAAGTGACCAGAATCGCTGTGCTAGCAATCTCCTTGCTGCATACTCAGATGGAGACATTGAAGAAATCAAACGTATCGCCCAATCGAGCAGCATTTCAAATCTTGACCACTCGGTAACCTAAGTTTGTATATATTACATTTCCTGTGTGATCATATTCAGATTTCATACAAGGTGGTTTTGGAAGAAGTTCTAATAACTGTTCAGTTAGAAAATTCATACATCAGAGAATCAATTTTTTAGAGTGTAATACCGATATCGGCTTCTAAAAGATTTTTAAtccttaacaaattttaattaccaaatcaggctttaaccttttattttattagacgTCAAATTTTGGTAAAAGGTTAGACAAATCGATCCCTATTATTATGTAACAAAGACACAACAGttgctaaaaatttttaaaatcctcGTAGTAGTTCTTCTATATTAATGAACAGTTTGATGTTAAGACCgattaaaatatttgaagaacAAAATATTTGGCTACAAATTTTCTTAGAAATTAATTCGGGATATTACTTATTTTTCACTATATATTTTGTTACCCTGTCCCTAATTACATTGATTTCTAATGTAAGCATACTGAGTGGTAAGAAGTAAGAGCTTGTGGCACAATTCTTGTGATGTGAACTAGCCTTTGTATGAAACTTAGTATGTGAGTTTTGAATTCTACAGATGATTAGGCTAGCAAGGAAACTGCCAACAGGAGATGTGAGTGCATTGAAGGGTAACACTGCCAGACAGGAAGACCAGCCTCTAGATGAAAATGACCTCACTTAACAATTCTCCGGGCcacatttcttttattaatttttcgttTCTGACGTACCATAAGAATATTTTGATCTTAAAAACAATGAAACTTAAAAAGAGGATTGGTGCACCAAGTGTACCAAGTGTTCAATCTTATTCAATGTAAAGGTGACAAAAATTGTGAATGCTATGCTTTATAAACATGTCTTGGTATACTAGGCCCTGTAGGAGAACAATACTGAAATATGAACTTAAAAGAGAGTAGCCAAGGACTTGAAAAGaagatttttaaatattattcctGAATTGTTTCACTTAAAGAGTGATTACATACAGAATATAAAGATTATTTACAACCTAattaaggaaagaaaataacagGTAATAAAAGCTATTCAAAACAAATCTGCACCAAATCTATCCTAATATAAACAAATATGTACTAATTATAGAATAATTACAACACAAGGGTTGAAAGTGAAACACATTATTTGAGGAGCAAAGTTCTTCATGTATTGTTTCTATTGATATCAATCATCATTTATATATCAGCAgcatttctttttctgtttataTACAGAAATTTAGAGATAAATGGTGATCAGTAAGGATGAAATCAATAAAGCCTAATTGACACCAAAAGCtagcttaaaaagaaaaatataaatataaaaaagaaaagtataaatgGGACAAAGGCACTAGCAACTACAATGGATGTTTAATAGCATTAGCCACCTCTAACTAACAAGTTCACTCTATTACTaggaacaaaagaaaattttatattttggcCTTACCCAGAATTTTCTTCAGTTTAGTTATGAATGGACCTAACTACTgaataaattgaaaaatgacTAGAGAgatcttattcttcttttatctaCAACCTTTCTGGATCTCTTCGATCAACGCTACGAATGCCGCTCTCCATTGAATAACATGTGAATCAGAGCTAAATAACTTGAGCATTGCACTCAACTCGGCAGGACTGGCCTTTTTTAGGAATCCTTGTAGCAATGACTTCATCTCTTCAAATGAACGAAAATGTCCTTCTATGTTATCTTCTTACTCCTGCTTTATCAAATTGAAGCCGAAAAGTTTGGTCTTGACATCACCCAGAGAGTTGCTTGAACCATTTGAGCACTTAGAGGCATCATTTCCACTGCCTGAAGATTCAGAGGAAAGTTCTTTGTGATGCCAGTACTCTACACATTGATGACTGGGATCTTGAGCTTCAATGGCCTGAAATTGTTTGCCGGAATTGATTAAAACTTCAGAAGTTAGATCATAACTTCCTCAGTGGCTGAAAAGATCTTCAATATTTGAGATAGCGTTACCTGAATAATGGATGGCTTAAGGAATCCGAACATTTTATGACCATTAATGCTTTGCAAAACCTCCAAGGGAGGGAGTTCTTGTTCACCTAGACTCTTACACCTCTCGATCTCAGCGTTTAGTCTGTCAAGAATTGTTTCCCAACACTTATCCGCTGATGTGTTTGTGAAAGCTTCAGTTGGATGTTCTTCCATGGTAACCTGGAATGTATTTTACAAAATGTGTAATAAAGTTCGATCAAGAACTAGTCAATCATAGGTGTAAAACCAAAGAGAGATACAAGGTCAGAAAAAATACCTTGAAAAGAGGACTAAGAAATCCAGCATCAGAGATTTCAGAAACATAATTACAGGGTCTTGTTGGATCAAGAATACTAAAGAACTTAACGCGGCTGTTGAATCCTGGATAAGTTTaccaaaacaataaaaaagttgCTCTTCAAAAAAAAGAGTGCCCTGTCTTCGACACAGAATATGAAAGCTGGCTTATCCTGTAGTTATAAGTAGGAGAACGGAGAGAACACAATTagcaatatttattttagttaataagATCATGCATGATGAACAAGTAGCTTTTCAGTTTGGGATAAAAACCATTTGTCAAGCAACATTTTCACCACTCACTCAGCAGAAACTATACACTATTTATCAAGATGGTGTTTTCTGTTTTCGTTTTATGTTTTACCACTTCTTCCTAGAGTCCTAAAAACTGAAAGCAGAAAcagaaaacaagaacaaaagccAAACAAACACTAAGAATTTCACATGGTAACCTTGAGTTTGTTGGGCACAAAATTATGTGAAATCACGTAGTATTTTCTAACAACCTCACATGAAAAAGTTGCAATGTTTTTAAATAGCAACTAACTTCTTTCAAAAACGTtgcttttaatataaaaaaatgcaagaTCTGCATAGGCATAAAGAAATATCGAAGACTTTAGACAGTACTGTCTGGAATATGGAATCAAATTAAAAGTTACAAAATTGCAGTCTTTATCCTGAGATGTGATCAAATTGGATGGAACTACCTCCATAATGGCTTCAACAAAATCAACCAGGAATCCCCAACTTGATGACTTTCAAGGCATCATCATCGGACAGGTTCCCATGAAAAGATTGCACGAATTCCTAATCGAACgccaaaaaacagagaaagcgCATCAAGCATCAAACCACAACACCAATAAAATCACAACGATAATAGCAAATTAACCAAGATTTAATTGGGGAAGGCTGCAAAAATAAGGAGACAGGGAAACAGATTACTAGAGAACATACAGAGTTAGAATTGCTGTCATCCTTGAGAATGTCTGTCAGCAGTCTTGCGCGGCGGCGGCAGCTAGCGCGGCGGCAGTCGCAGGTTACGGCGGCGAGAATATGCCTGTGAGATGTGCagcagaggaagaggaagagagaaaTGCAGCAATTGAAATTGTATGAAAACCCTAGCGGACCTTTTCTTCTCTGAATGCTTCTAATGTAAGAATGAAAAGAAGCAGGGAGCGGCGGCGGCGGAGGCGTACGAAATTTGCAGCAGAGGAAGAGGATGAGAATGGCAGGATTGAAGTTGAATGAAACCCTAGCTACTTCTCTTCTCTCAATGCCTCTGAAATcaaaaagaaaggggagggCAGAGTTAGGTTTTTCAATCCACACTCTATTTTGGAAGGAGATTTCTTCAATCTTGTTGATGCTCTCCAAGAACTCTAATTTCTCTCAGTTTTTTGTActcaaaaaaagagaaaagggacaaagttaaaaaatcaataattaaaaggatcaaaataaaattagtaactttttcaaaaaaaaatggagtatattttgtaattatttttatgaaggTTAATGATACTCCTACAAAAATATAGGATTAAGGAATCTATGGCCTTAATTTTATTCCAAATGAAAGggccaataaaataaaattgagaagCCTAGTTTCATCATCACTCACcatcatttttctttatacattttgtGCTTCTCACAAAGTTGATCAGTTCAGCTAGAGTTTCAttcttcctttattgattttcttcaatttaaaaaacgaaaatttttttatacttaaaaaATTGGGTTTTAATATTTTACTTGATCTGGGTTGAAGAATTGTTGGGTTTTGgaggaaacaaaagaagaaaatccCAAGTTTTCTGAGGAAAATGATAAATGGGGTTTGATTGGATCGAGAAAAAgacttgaactttgaaaaattcAGACAATTTTCCtggttttattattatttttctcttttgttttctgGGAAGAAAATGTGGATCTCGCAAAAGCTTTTGATTTGGTCTAggtaagagagaggagaaaagaaggagtcaatttttttttctcactgccattgaagaagaaatgaagaagaatttcaAAGGTGAAATTACTTTTTGGGTAGGTTCAAAAAGTGCTGCTTTATTCATTGTTTAGTTTGGCAAAgtagaaaaaatggaaaagactTTAGGTGCATTTTCTAACTATACTATTGAGTTGACTCGGagagaaaaagggagaaagtgaaataagagaaaaaaaaattgaaagctaGATGCAAATAGATGCTTAGATACTA
This sequence is a window from Arachis duranensis cultivar V14167 chromosome 2, aradu.V14167.gnm2.J7QH, whole genome shotgun sequence. Protein-coding genes within it:
- the LOC107473957 gene encoding gamma-soluble NSF attachment protein-like, giving the protein MFSVTQRYLDAAPLQLKFGLAASKCNATNSQCKAYLSAIIIYLYTNDYKQAEMCYNDCSQIDAFCKSDQNRCASNLLAAYSDGDIEEIKRIAQSSSISNLDHSMIRLARKLPTGDVSALKGNTARQEDQPLDENDLT
- the LOC107473952 gene encoding lysine-specific demethylase JMJ18-like — translated: MEEHPTEAFTNTSADKCWETILDRLNAEIERCKSLGEQELPPLEVLQSINGHKMFGFLKPSIIQAIEAQDPSHQCVEYWHHKELSSESSGSGNDASKCSNGSSNSLGDVKTKLFGFNLIKQE